TCATGCCCACAGTGATCAACCTCATCGAGAAATTTGGCCATTTCAACGATTATTGGAACCCACGAGTTATCGGCGAACTCAATGGTCAGCAGGTCAAATTGGCCAAGTTACAAGGAGCCTTCGAGTGGCATCATCACGAACATGAGGATGAATTATTTTTCGTGGTGCAAGGCCGTTTGCGCATGCAGTTGCGCGATGGCGACCAAGTGCTCAACCCTGGCGAAATACTGATTGTGCCACGTGGCGTGGAGCATTGCCCAGTTGCCCAAACCGAGGAAGT
The genomic region above belongs to Herpetosiphon gulosus and contains:
- a CDS encoding cupin domain-containing protein, which gives rise to MPTVINLIEKFGHFNDYWNPRVIGELNGQQVKLAKLQGAFEWHHHEHEDELFFVVQGRLRMQLRDGDQVLNPGEILIVPRGVEHCPVAQTEEVWLMMFEPATTLNTGNLQNKRTRTELEQI